A stretch of Sulfurovum riftiae DNA encodes these proteins:
- a CDS encoding class 1 fructose-bisphosphatase produces MHTIFETIEKVALKIDHAIKTEDLGYCDSENSSGEDQLKLDVKSDYIIEEAFKSVSLVKDLISEEKEGVLHLHDEGKYTICYDPLDGSSLADVNLSVGSIFGIYEGEPKGENLVASAYVVYGPRIEIMRAVKGEKPMHYRAQDGFFNLVCKEVNLNEKGKLNAPGGTQQNWCDYHKSFVDDLFAEGYRLRYSGGMVPDLHQILLKGGGIFSYPGTSDKPHGKLRQLFEVIPFAFIYEQAGGQAIDAKGRRLMELVPAHPHDTSPCFFGSNYEIEALKKAYGVKA; encoded by the coding sequence ATGCATACTATATTTGAAACCATCGAGAAGGTCGCGCTGAAGATCGACCACGCCATCAAAACCGAAGACCTCGGTTACTGTGACTCTGAGAACTCTTCGGGTGAAGACCAGCTCAAACTCGATGTCAAGAGTGACTACATCATCGAAGAGGCGTTCAAATCCGTTTCTCTGGTCAAAGACCTTATCAGCGAAGAGAAGGAAGGTGTACTGCATCTGCATGATGAAGGGAAATACACCATCTGCTACGACCCGCTTGACGGTTCCAGCCTTGCAGATGTCAACCTTTCGGTCGGTTCCATCTTCGGTATCTACGAGGGTGAACCCAAAGGGGAGAACCTTGTGGCTTCCGCCTATGTGGTCTACGGACCCCGCATCGAGATCATGCGGGCTGTCAAAGGCGAAAAACCGATGCACTACAGAGCCCAGGATGGTTTTTTCAACCTCGTATGCAAAGAGGTGAACCTCAATGAAAAGGGAAAGCTCAATGCACCGGGAGGCACACAGCAAAACTGGTGTGACTATCACAAGAGCTTTGTGGACGATCTCTTTGCGGAGGGCTACAGGCTGCGCTATTCCGGCGGTATGGTCCCTGACCTGCACCAGATACTGCTCAAAGGCGGCGGTATTTTCTCCTATCCGGGCACTTCGGACAAACCGCACGGGAAGCTCAGACAGCTCTTTGAAGTGATCCCGTTCGCATTCATCTATGAGCAGGCTGGCGGACAGGCCATCGATGCAAAAGGCCGCAGACTGATGGAGCTCGTTCCTGCACACCCGCATGACACCAGCCCGTGCTTCTTCGGATCGAACTATGAGATCGAAGCACTTAAAAAAGCCTACGGGGTCAAAGCCTGA